Proteins from one Dysgonomonas sp. HDW5A genomic window:
- a CDS encoding glycosyltransferase family 2 protein, with translation MSYKKKVSIILCSYNEASNLPIVIRAIHDNLDELPYDKEIIIVNDGSSDNSMEIIDELCKSDPELFYIEFSRNFGHQNALRAGIDHATGDCIISMDADMQHPPEMLPQFIQKWEEGYDIVYTRRLEDKGLSKMKRKSSSLFYKVLNHFSEIDLEEGTADFRLIDKSAKKVISNIKGGELFMRGLVKWIGFRQYRIDYMPHQRLYGSTKYTFKKMMNLAVQGILSFSTKPLHIALYVGFAIAFISLVFMIPYALISFFFGHPLAGWASMISIVSFLGGFQLFVLGIIGLYIGQIFNLSKGYPTYIIKDTNLYQQNNERR, from the coding sequence ATGAGCTATAAAAAGAAGGTGTCAATTATACTTTGCAGCTATAATGAGGCTTCAAATTTGCCTATTGTTATCAGAGCTATACATGATAATTTAGACGAGCTACCTTATGATAAAGAAATAATCATAGTAAACGATGGTAGCTCCGACAATTCGATGGAAATAATTGATGAGCTGTGTAAATCCGACCCGGAATTATTCTACATAGAATTCTCCCGTAACTTTGGTCATCAGAACGCATTGAGAGCAGGAATCGACCACGCAACGGGTGACTGCATTATTTCGATGGATGCCGATATGCAACATCCACCTGAGATGTTACCCCAATTTATTCAAAAATGGGAAGAAGGTTATGACATTGTCTATACCCGAAGACTTGAAGATAAAGGACTTTCGAAGATGAAGAGAAAAAGCTCTTCCTTATTCTACAAAGTCTTAAATCACTTTTCGGAGATTGACCTTGAGGAAGGAACTGCTGATTTTAGATTAATTGATAAAAGTGCCAAGAAGGTCATCTCTAATATAAAGGGTGGTGAGTTATTTATGCGTGGATTAGTCAAGTGGATTGGATTCAGACAATATCGAATTGACTACATGCCTCATCAAAGATTATACGGAAGTACCAAGTATACTTTCAAGAAGATGATGAATCTTGCAGTTCAAGGGATTCTTTCATTCAGTACCAAGCCTCTGCATATAGCTTTATATGTCGGATTTGCCATTGCTTTCATATCGCTTGTATTTATGATTCCCTATGCACTGATCAGTTTCTTTTTTGGGCATCCTTTAGCCGGATGGGCTTCGATGATTAGTATCGTATCTTTTCTAGGAGGTTTTCAGCTATTTGTACTGGGAATTATCGGATTGTATATTGGTCAGATATTTAACCTCTCGAAAGGCTACCCTACTTACATTATAAAAGACACTAATTTATATCAACAAAATAACGAAAGAAGATGA
- a CDS encoding polysaccharide deacetylase family protein, giving the protein MILLSFDIEEFEMPREYGDPIPFTDQIQISKEGTTKILDLLKKHNITATFYTTANFAQNAEDIVTRIVSEGHELASHGLYHDHFKPEHLKQSKEILEQIGKTPVRGYRMARMMPVPEEEVYNAGYIYNSSINPTYLPGRYNKLNEPRTYFMREGVWQIPASVTPLIRFPLFWISFHNLPLSLYCALAGRTLKKDGYLNVYFHPWEFMPIGPKLKYNFPFYVTKNTDQKMVDRLSKFIEWALKKGHKFEHTYKLIEDKTS; this is encoded by the coding sequence ATGATCTTATTAAGTTTTGATATTGAAGAGTTTGAGATGCCCAGAGAATATGGCGATCCGATTCCTTTTACCGATCAGATCCAAATCTCAAAAGAGGGCACAACAAAGATACTGGACTTACTGAAAAAGCATAATATAACTGCCACATTCTATACTACGGCTAATTTTGCCCAGAATGCCGAAGACATCGTTACAAGGATTGTTTCGGAAGGACATGAACTGGCTTCGCATGGCCTGTATCACGATCACTTCAAGCCTGAGCATCTGAAGCAATCTAAAGAGATTCTTGAACAAATCGGCAAGACTCCCGTCAGAGGATATCGTATGGCTCGTATGATGCCTGTTCCCGAAGAAGAAGTATATAATGCAGGATATATCTACAACTCCTCTATCAATCCGACCTATTTACCGGGAAGGTATAATAAACTGAATGAACCTCGCACTTACTTTATGCGTGAGGGAGTATGGCAGATTCCGGCCTCTGTTACGCCACTGATTAGGTTTCCTCTTTTCTGGATTTCATTTCATAACCTGCCATTATCCTTATATTGTGCTTTAGCAGGCAGAACCTTAAAGAAAGACGGTTATCTGAATGTATATTTCCATCCTTGGGAATTCATGCCGATAGGTCCCAAATTGAAATACAACTTTCCTTTTTACGTGACTAAGAACACCGATCAGAAAATGGTCGACAGATTAAGCAAGTTTATAGAATGGGCTCTAAAGAAAGGACATAAGTTTGAGCATACGTATAAGCTTATAGAAGATAAGACATCATAA
- a CDS encoding endonuclease I family protein, which produces MAKKRKKKKGKKKGSGFGRKLLWLIPIVIAIASLFVKDISIGYYDRANGLSGAALKTAMHDIIRDHTYLDFDEKTTARYWWDNYFKKTDWSSEGYFIDMYSNEKHPTYVGGNVQNREHCMPRSWWGKRDKYSSYDANGDLHNLFPSDYNANAAKSNLPLGEVGIAKFDNGVSKVGINTYPKGYRGQVFEPADEYKGDFARVYFYMLTCYEDYAYDWKPDATKSMLQTTAYPGLQPWALEMLIKWNNEDPVSEKEIERNNEVYKIQGNRNPYVDCPALVDHIWGNKKDQPFYVVKDDKINRQPQIKDLLFKVVNGYNLK; this is translated from the coding sequence GTGGCTAAGAAAAGAAAGAAGAAAAAAGGTAAAAAGAAAGGTTCGGGTTTTGGACGAAAGCTATTATGGCTTATTCCTATAGTGATTGCCATAGCTTCATTATTTGTCAAAGATATTTCTATCGGGTATTATGATCGGGCTAATGGCTTATCGGGTGCTGCTCTAAAAACAGCTATGCACGACATTATAAGGGATCACACATATCTTGATTTCGACGAAAAAACAACTGCCCGCTATTGGTGGGATAATTACTTTAAGAAGACCGATTGGAGTTCCGAAGGGTATTTTATCGATATGTATTCCAATGAGAAACATCCTACCTATGTGGGGGGAAATGTTCAGAATCGCGAACATTGCATGCCTCGCAGTTGGTGGGGTAAGAGAGATAAATATTCATCATACGATGCCAATGGAGATCTTCATAATCTATTCCCGTCTGACTATAATGCCAATGCTGCCAAGAGTAATCTTCCTTTGGGAGAAGTAGGTATTGCCAAATTTGATAACGGAGTTTCTAAGGTTGGGATCAATACTTATCCGAAGGGATACAGAGGGCAGGTATTCGAACCGGCAGATGAGTACAAGGGAGACTTTGCCCGTGTTTACTTCTATATGCTGACTTGCTATGAGGACTATGCTTATGACTGGAAACCGGATGCTACAAAGTCGATGCTTCAGACAACTGCTTATCCGGGTCTACAGCCTTGGGCGTTAGAGATGCTGATTAAATGGAATAACGAAGACCCTGTAAGCGAGAAGGAGATTGAGAGGAATAACGAGGTCTATAAAATACAAGGTAACCGCAATCCATATGTAGATTGCCCTGCGTTAGTAGATCATATTTGGGGGAATAAAAAAGATCAGCCTTTTTACGTGGTTAAGGATGATAAAATAAACAGACAACCTCAAATAAAGGATTTATTATTCAAGGTTGTTAATGGGTATAATTTGAAATAA
- the glyA gene encoding serine hydroxymethyltransferase, producing MKRDTAIFDIIEREHQRQLKGIELIASENFVSQQVMDAMGSCLTNKYAEGYPGKRYYGGCEIVDLSEQLAIDRLKQIFGAEWANVQPHSGAQANAAVFLACLQAGDKFLGLNLSHGGHLSHGSPVNFSGLMFHALEYNVRQDNEEVDYDQMEAVAKAEKPKLIIAGASAYSRDWDYARIRQIADSIGAIFLVDMAHPAGLIAAGLLNNPLPFAHIVTTTTHKTLRGPRGGAILLGKDFENPFGKKTPKGETRMMSALLDSAVFPGIQGGPLEHVIAAKAVSFAEALDPSYKVYQSQVQKNASVMAQAFADKGYKIVSEGTDNHLILIDLRKKFPELTGKVAEKALVAADITTNKNMVPFDSRSPFLTSGLRFGTPAITTRGVKDGLMGDIVEMIDTVLANHEDEKTIKTVREKVNQMMQDYPLFAW from the coding sequence ATGAAAAGAGATACTGCAATTTTTGATATTATTGAAAGAGAACACCAGCGCCAGCTAAAAGGAATTGAACTTATTGCTTCAGAAAATTTTGTAAGTCAGCAAGTGATGGATGCTATGGGATCGTGTCTAACTAATAAATATGCCGAGGGATATCCCGGAAAACGTTATTATGGAGGCTGCGAAATAGTTGACCTTAGCGAACAATTGGCTATCGATCGTTTGAAACAAATTTTTGGAGCCGAATGGGCGAATGTACAGCCTCACTCGGGAGCTCAGGCAAATGCCGCAGTATTTTTGGCTTGTCTTCAGGCAGGCGATAAATTTCTAGGATTGAATCTTTCTCATGGAGGTCACCTTTCACACGGTTCACCCGTAAACTTTTCGGGATTGATGTTCCATGCACTTGAGTATAATGTAAGACAAGATAACGAAGAGGTCGATTACGACCAAATGGAAGCTGTTGCTAAAGCAGAAAAACCAAAATTGATTATTGCAGGTGCTTCGGCTTATTCTCGTGATTGGGATTATGCACGTATCCGTCAGATTGCAGATTCAATCGGTGCTATCTTCTTGGTTGATATGGCTCACCCTGCGGGATTGATTGCTGCCGGTCTTTTAAATAACCCACTTCCATTTGCACACATTGTAACTACTACAACTCATAAAACTTTACGTGGACCTCGTGGTGGAGCTATATTGTTAGGTAAAGATTTTGAAAATCCTTTCGGAAAGAAAACTCCAAAAGGTGAAACCCGTATGATGTCTGCATTGTTGGATTCTGCTGTATTCCCGGGAATACAAGGTGGACCACTTGAGCATGTTATTGCAGCTAAAGCAGTTTCTTTTGCTGAGGCATTAGATCCATCTTATAAAGTATATCAATCGCAAGTTCAAAAGAATGCATCTGTAATGGCTCAGGCTTTTGCTGATAAAGGATATAAGATTGTGTCGGAAGGTACAGACAATCACTTGATCTTAATCGACCTTAGAAAGAAATTCCCTGAATTGACAGGTAAGGTTGCCGAGAAAGCTCTTGTTGCGGCAGATATTACTACCAATAAAAATATGGTACCTTTTGACAGCCGTAGCCCATTCCTTACATCGGGACTTCGTTTCGGTACTCCGGCAATAACAACTCGTGGCGTTAAGGATGGTTTGATGGGTGATATTGTAGAGATGATCGATACAGTATTGGCTAATCACGAAGACGAAAAAACGATCAAAACAGTGCGTGAGAAGGTAAATCAAATGATGCAAGATTACCCTTTATTTGCTTGGTGA
- a CDS encoding nuclear transport factor 2 family protein has translation MNTTEKSTIENLENQLLDAMRTANIETLDKLIHPDLLFNSAMGQTITKEIDLEAYRSGLMVVNKISASDQQINIIGNTAVVAVTIDMDGKYGTQPISGKVRFLRVWKQCDKGWQVIAGSSVMI, from the coding sequence ATGAACACAACCGAAAAAAGCACAATTGAGAATCTCGAAAACCAGTTACTGGATGCTATGCGAACTGCCAATATAGAAACATTGGATAAGCTTATTCATCCCGATCTGTTATTTAACAGTGCCATGGGGCAAACCATTACTAAGGAGATTGATTTAGAAGCGTATCGAAGCGGACTGATGGTTGTAAATAAAATCAGTGCTTCCGATCAACAGATCAATATCATTGGTAACACAGCGGTGGTTGCTGTTACAATAGATATGGATGGGAAGTATGGTACTCAACCGATTTCGGGTAAAGTACGTTTTCTTAGGGTTTGGAAACAGTGCGATAAAGGATGGCAAGTTATTGCAGGAAGTAGTGTGATGATATAA
- the aroC gene encoding chorismate synthase produces the protein MNTFGNIFRLTSFGESHGAAIGGIIDGCPAGIEVDMDFIQNELNRRRPGQSKITTPRNEADKVEFLSGIFEGKTTGTPIGFVIWNANQHSSDYDNMKALYRPSHADYTYQQKYGIRDHRGGGRSSARETIARCVAGALAKLALNQLNVSVTAYTSQVGGIKLEKLYSEYDLNTIEDTPVRCPDAVKAEEMITLINEVKSKGDTIGGVITCVIKGTPVGLGEPVFGKLHAALGNAMLSINAVKGFEYGDGFDVNHRGSEVNDEFYDKNGEISTRTNHSGGIQGGISNGQDIYFRVAFKPVATILMQQHTVDSEGNEADLKARGRHDACVLPRAVPIVEAMAAMTILDYYLLNKAR, from the coding sequence ATGAATACTTTTGGCAATATATTTCGGTTAACATCTTTCGGTGAATCTCACGGTGCTGCCATCGGAGGCATAATTGACGGCTGTCCTGCGGGCATCGAGGTGGATATGGATTTTATCCAGAATGAGCTTAACCGCCGTCGTCCGGGACAATCAAAAATAACTACACCCAGAAACGAAGCCGATAAGGTGGAGTTTTTATCGGGTATTTTCGAAGGTAAAACCACGGGTACTCCCATTGGTTTTGTGATATGGAACGCTAATCAGCACTCTTCTGATTATGATAATATGAAAGCTTTGTATCGTCCGTCTCATGCGGATTACACATATCAACAGAAATATGGAATCAGAGATCATAGAGGAGGAGGTCGTTCTTCGGCTCGTGAAACTATTGCCCGTTGTGTAGCTGGTGCTTTAGCTAAATTGGCACTCAATCAATTGAATGTATCGGTTACTGCATATACATCGCAGGTAGGTGGTATTAAGTTGGAAAAGTTGTATTCTGAATACGATCTGAATACTATTGAAGATACCCCTGTAAGATGTCCCGATGCTGTAAAAGCAGAGGAAATGATCACATTGATAAACGAAGTGAAATCGAAAGGCGATACTATCGGCGGAGTGATTACTTGTGTAATCAAAGGTACTCCGGTTGGATTGGGTGAACCTGTATTCGGAAAACTTCATGCAGCCTTGGGGAATGCTATGCTAAGTATCAATGCTGTGAAAGGTTTTGAATACGGCGATGGCTTTGATGTGAATCACAGAGGTTCGGAAGTGAATGACGAATTTTATGATAAAAACGGTGAAATCAGTACCCGCACCAACCATTCGGGAGGTATTCAGGGCGGGATTTCAAACGGACAGGATATTTATTTCAGAGTAGCTTTTAAGCCTGTTGCAACGATCTTGATGCAGCAACATACGGTAGATAGTGAAGGAAATGAAGCCGATCTTAAAGCTCGTGGACGTCACGATGCGTGTGTGCTTCCTCGTGCCGTGCCTATTGTTGAGGCAATGGCAGCAATGACTATCCTCGATTATTATTTGTTGAACAAGGCTCGCTAA
- a CDS encoding phBC6A51 family helix-turn-helix protein yields MGKFTRSLAEKITTLIEEDNYTITEICSIVGVSRKMFYQWKATKPNFAEELQQAVEAREEKLKQKARQSMRKKVEGYKQIETKTTYAASKDSDDPYTLVVKEYVVKEKYCVPETSAIVYSLSGGYNESKGEKQSQPPSSLVITVDSEKTKRDMERLQQKLSGNRSPC; encoded by the coding sequence ATGGGAAAATTTACTCGATCACTAGCCGAAAAGATTACTACTTTGATAGAAGAAGATAATTATACAATTACCGAAATATGCAGTATTGTAGGCGTTAGCCGCAAAATGTTTTACCAATGGAAAGCAACCAAACCCAATTTTGCCGAAGAACTGCAACAAGCGGTAGAAGCACGGGAGGAAAAACTGAAGCAAAAAGCCCGTCAGTCGATGAGGAAAAAGGTTGAAGGATACAAACAAATAGAAACAAAAACCACTTATGCGGCATCCAAAGACAGCGATGATCCTTATACGCTTGTGGTGAAAGAATATGTAGTAAAAGAAAAATATTGTGTACCCGAAACTTCGGCTATCGTATATTCTTTATCGGGAGGATACAACGAATCGAAAGGAGAGAAACAGTCGCAGCCGCCAAGCTCATTAGTGATAACGGTAGACAGCGAAAAGACCAAACGGGATATGGAAAGGTTACAACAGAAGTTGAGTGGAAACAGAAGCCCGTGTTAA